In Salarias fasciatus chromosome 9, fSalaFa1.1, whole genome shotgun sequence, the genomic stretch CCACAGAGGGATTTGAACCGCCGGGCTTTGGTTACAGacccacttcctgaacttcttGGCAAATAACCAGGAAACTAGTGAAAAAATTAATCCGAGATCTTAATATAGCAAGAATAGGGAGTGTCAGCACATTGTGAATGGAAACGTGCAGCATGCCGTTGGTGCACAGATGGATGGCATGAGAGAATGTGCAAACCGGACGAACGACATTCAAACTACAGTCTGAGGCTGAGAAATACTGTATAGTGACAGTctgttctgaaaaaaaacaaaaaaaaaacaaacaaacaagtgtatTTGCATGCTTGAACCTGGTGttactgtgttttcagtgtgtttattctGTTGCCAGGATTTATTTCCTCCTGAAAAAGGGATGGGAGGTGGTTTGGAGGACAAATCATTTCATGGTGGAGGAACTGAGGGAGGAGCACCACGGCCTCTTCTGCATGGCTACCGATCTGAGCATGCTGAAACTGTTTGAGGCCTTCCTGGAGAGTGTTCCTCAGCTCCTCTTACAGCTTTACGTCCTGCTTGGCCACGATGAGGGCTCATTTACGCAATGTAAGTAGAGACCACCGCTGTCACATCTGCGTTGAAGAGCCGGACGTTATTCATACACGTGATGTTCTTTCAGATTTATCTGTGACTTTCTCCTGTTTCAACGTCGCCTGGGCCTTGGTGGACTACCGCCGCTGCCACCGACGATCGCTCCCCGACATCACGGAGATGCCCTCTGGCATCCCTACAACAATCTACCTCCTCTATAAACTCTGCACCGTGGgcagcctcatcctcagcttcagcctcctcctcacactgagCCCCTACAGCGCCATCGCCTTCACCATCCTCTGGCTGCTGGGAACACTCTGGACGCATGTGCTTCGAACGGacttctgctcctccagagtTCTGGAGCTTTTCTACCGAGCGGTCGTGGGAGTCATCCTCACGTTCACCTTCTTCAATGTGAAAGGACGGGACACGAAAGTAGAGATGATCATCTATTATTCTACTCACTGCCTCATTCATTTTGTGGCGCTGTTACAGCTGTTTCTGCTGAAGCTAGAGATGTTGACAATTGTAAAATATCTGATCGTGAGTGCTTTGATCATCGGAGGGTCGGTGCTGGGGCTGGTGTGTCTCGTGCTATACTACTACCTCCTGCACCCCAGAGAGAAGAGTCATATTGCGGATGAGGTGGACGGCGTGGTGACGGAAAAGGAATCAGGGACCTCAAGGAGACAAAGAAACTTGCAACCTTGGTAAAAGTTCTTTTAAACTCTTTTCAAGGCTTCTAAGAACAGGAACAAAGCCAAGCATGGGTTGCATACTTTACACTACCCAAGAATTTTGTAGGAACGTGGGATGACTGTGCCTTTGAAATGATAGATGATGTTATTCTGCATGGACACAAACAAACTAATGGTAATggattgaaatgaaaaagttgaaaatcatgAAGCAAGTTAACATATTTGGtgcatttcttatttatttctgttaataGTAATATTATTGTTGAGTCATTGATAGTTATTGCACAACACATTGAACTAGATGCTGCTTGTGTATTATTTTTAGAGCTATGTTCATGACAACGCGTGACATTTCTGCTATAATCGTCTCAGAGATCAACATAAATGTCTCCTCTGACTGGGAAAAGTGTTGCGAGAGTCATCAATTAATctctcatgcatgtttttggactttgggaTTAAAACCCacactggaagaacatgcaaactccacagagaaacgCCTGGCCTGGAGTTAAACCCAAAATATTTTTACTATGAGGCACGATCGCTAATTGTGAAGGACTGAACTTATCAGAACttatcagaaacacacaaacatgttaaatcagaattttttttttcttttttaaaaagcaacacattcatccacccatctttCAAATCCCAGTGTATATAAGgacagttcctgatgaaaacaGGCACAAGGAAAACCTTCAATAACATGCTGAAATATTGATATTAGAATATCATATTCAAGCAAAAAAATCCATAGCAgtcatttcaaaaatgtttaTAAAATCTATTCTGTTTTTCTATCCACAAACTTCACACATTTCATGAATGAAGCATGATTTATCAGCTAAGTCACAAATAAGTTCTCCCTGAAACAAACTAGTTCCTCTTACTCTTTTTCATTTGAGTCTTCTTGTAACTCATTAGTATGAAATGCACTGATGTTCACACAAAAGAAgcatatttaatgtgttttttttctccttgatATTGGGAATGAAACTAATGACTAATCTTACCACCAAAGTAGTGAAAACTATGTATTTAATCATaattatattaatatttatgGTGTTGTCTGAAAGgtaaaaactcaaaaatgtaCCTGACACCTCGATGTTTAGCACACTTCCAActtaagaaaataaatcatttctttCAACCTGTCGTGTTATGTTGAGTGTAACATGCACCACTCATAAATCAATAAGGGAGGAGGAGATATCTCTTTTTCCAAACTTCAGGGTGATCTGGAATTTCGAGCAAACTCTGTAATGCCAAAAGTTTGACACCAGATGGCGCCATCATATAAATTAACTTTATCTGCACAATTTACAGCTGTATCTCACTTTGAGTcaagaaacatttattttcagcatcTTTTCGCCATCAGTTCTTAAAATTTTCCTGATTGGATGTGCTTCCATTGACTTTTTAGTTCTAGTATCCTTCCATGTCATGAACAGATGCCTTCCCAGGATTCCTCCTGCTTCTATCATGAACCAAATTAGTCAACAGCTACTGTTGTGATCTCTCTCACGTTAATCCCTAACCTACAGAAAGCTGTCAGCGCTCCCCCCTCCTCAGACACGATGGAGCCCAGCTCATAGATGAGCTAACAAGAAATAACACATCAGCGCTAATTTTGTTTTGACTACCAGCAAAATACTGGGTGAGTCAAGCCGGAGAGCCGAGGACACCGTTCCCTCCTGGCCGGGTCAGACGTCGGGGCGTGGGGGTGGTCCGGGGGTGAGCTCACCTGGGAGGAACGCCGACAAACCGCAGGGTCCAGAGAGCCCCCTTCCTTTCATCTAATTCAACCAAACCCTGAGCTTTCTGACTTGTTTACTCCTCGAAGCCACTTTAACTTTGGCCTGTCAGTTGgagtctgtcacacacactccataaaAATGACTAATTTCAGCGAGGAACTTTTTTGTTGGAGTGGATATCAATGAAtcaatgtttctgtgtgaagctACAGTTGTTGAACCTTGACTCTTGACTCCCTATTTACTCTGTGAATGTTATATGCTATTAGGTGGAAATGTATCTGCAGAGTATAACTGAGATGATTGATATCGTTTTAGCCAAATTGAGCCATTTGCACCTGAAAGGGGAactccttttaaaaaaaaagaaccaaaatcAAATCATCCTCTCCTTTTAGAATGATGCATGCTCTCCTCTCGGTCCCTCTACTGTATTTTTCCTCGGGTTTAGTGGACTAATGCGATGTAAACCTGCCAAAAGGAACTTTTATTGGAAGAAGATGCATGCGTCCCGGGATGCAGGCCTAGGacgtctccgtctcctctctcactctgcttttgttgaaccacacacactctcttggCTGTGACTCACCACTGATAGCCCTGCCAGGGACCAGTCACAAGCCATCAGGATGAAACATGTTGAGGAAAGCATTACCCCCTTCTTCTCCGggagaaaacaagcagaaagaaGTCTGGCGTTGACAACCTCGTTGTAATTTCCACTTCTGGCACTGAGAGCTTAATACCCGGTAATCTCG encodes the following:
- the xkr9 gene encoding XK-related protein 9; the protein is MTMLQSDNQYSKLRWLLTIVGLVLYAADIGTDIRLAVRYFQEQHYVWCGLTLMFILVGLVVTQIFSCVWYWDDMNNDPINPEIKPDISMCKIVVLHVFGLGIFTRIYFLLKKGWEVVWRTNHFMVEELREEHHGLFCMATDLSMLKLFEAFLESVPQLLLQLYVLLGHDEGSFTQYLSVTFSCFNVAWALVDYRRCHRRSLPDITEMPSGIPTTIYLLYKLCTVGSLILSFSLLLTLSPYSAIAFTILWLLGTLWTHVLRTDFCSSRVLELFYRAVVGVILTFTFFNVKGRDTKVEMIIYYSTHCLIHFVALLQLFLLKLEMLTIVKYLIVSALIIGGSVLGLVCLVLYYYLLHPREKSHIADEVDGVVTEKESGTSRRQRNLQPW